One genomic region from Solwaraspora sp. WMMD792 encodes:
- a CDS encoding EAL domain-containing protein, with product MSVRKLTSGYATVMILLSAGILLAPGWHPVLWPALGLMSAGGIFFGIRRYRPKRAAAWWSLAAAVVMLAAGDTTYAILPGSIVTELCYLTVFALTAVGLFMLTRGNQMLGDRSRLLDVLTFLCTAALLAWIFIIGPYITAPGMDPFERSILAAYALGDLLILAVMIRLLATNPRTPALVLLLVGGAGMLTGDILYGLTTLGEQWQPGGPIELGWLLTYLTWGAAGLHPSMAQLSEPAEIEPGKISRPWAVLLVLATMISPSILLIEAMTGRIRDGAMLAITSAVVFALVLSRFGDVLAAHRQTVRREQGLRDACAALVSAADAAQVDRAVRSGLARIVPEGVDHRLVLVLNRTGGVPALASSVWGPSVPATATGTLLPSTAAVRRTRLLRRPTLTPMLAHQLGSFPFALLCPLVLPEQRPPGPVPAQPRPDVTGPRAGVLLVSAETSVLNALRDAIEVLASHATMALERIRLGDEINRRDAEVYFRALVQNSVDIILIVDDCDAVRYASPAVQTVLGRPAPDGGPLTDLVDPPDHGRVLEGLALVRSSGEPHDWPDWRLRHADGSTVQVEVSCRDLRSDRAVRGLVLTLRDVTERRRLEQELTHRAFHDSLTGLANRVLFHDRVQQAVARAQRGGHAVGVLFIDLDDFKVVNDTMGHQAGDELLVAVANRLAATLGSADAAARLGGDEFAALVDDATDPAEVEQTAQRVVAAFTEPFRLAGRMVGGAVSVGVAATSDAEGTDELLRHADLALYVAKGAGKGRWRRYQPALHVSLIRRMELRTALERSAPESDFAVVYQPVVELASGNAVGLEALLRWRHPSLGLLRPDQFIDVAEETGLIEPIGDWVLGRALAAVTQWRAALPVGEAPYVSINVSARQFRVAGFTGKVRRELIAAGLPADSVMLELTESLLLQNDDQVWSDLAQLRELGVRLAIDDFGTGFSSLSYLRQLPIDVLKIDRSFTAEMAFSQRQRSLVDGIIRLAHSLGLQVVAEGIETVADRNLLGDLGCGFGQGYLFSRPLAEADAAAWLAGGRPVGLTHP from the coding sequence GTGTCGGTCCGGAAGCTCACCAGTGGATATGCCACGGTGATGATCCTGCTGTCCGCCGGGATCCTCCTCGCCCCCGGCTGGCATCCGGTGCTGTGGCCGGCGCTCGGTCTGATGAGCGCCGGTGGAATCTTCTTCGGTATCCGCCGCTACCGGCCGAAACGGGCCGCTGCGTGGTGGAGTCTCGCCGCCGCAGTGGTGATGCTCGCCGCCGGCGACACGACATACGCGATTCTTCCCGGCTCAATCGTCACCGAGCTGTGCTATCTGACGGTATTCGCCCTCACCGCCGTCGGCCTGTTCATGCTGACCCGGGGCAACCAGATGCTTGGCGACCGGTCGCGGCTGCTCGACGTCCTCACATTTCTGTGCACCGCCGCGCTTCTGGCCTGGATCTTCATCATCGGTCCGTACATCACCGCTCCCGGGATGGATCCGTTCGAACGATCGATCCTCGCCGCGTACGCCCTCGGTGATCTGTTGATTCTGGCCGTGATGATTCGCCTGCTGGCGACGAATCCACGGACCCCGGCCCTGGTGTTGCTGCTCGTCGGGGGCGCCGGCATGCTCACCGGCGACATCCTGTACGGACTGACGACGCTCGGTGAGCAGTGGCAGCCCGGCGGGCCGATCGAGCTCGGCTGGCTGCTGACGTACCTGACCTGGGGAGCGGCCGGGCTGCATCCGTCGATGGCGCAGCTGTCCGAGCCGGCGGAGATCGAGCCGGGCAAGATCAGCCGGCCGTGGGCGGTGCTGCTGGTCCTGGCAACCATGATCTCGCCGTCGATTCTGCTGATCGAGGCGATGACCGGGCGGATCCGCGACGGGGCGATGCTGGCCATCACCTCGGCGGTGGTCTTCGCGTTGGTGCTCAGCCGGTTCGGTGACGTGCTCGCGGCACACCGTCAGACGGTCCGCCGGGAGCAGGGGCTGCGGGACGCGTGCGCCGCCCTGGTCTCGGCGGCCGACGCGGCGCAGGTGGATCGTGCGGTGCGGTCCGGGCTCGCCCGGATCGTGCCGGAGGGCGTCGACCACCGCCTGGTGCTGGTGCTCAACCGCACCGGCGGGGTACCGGCGCTGGCCAGCAGCGTCTGGGGTCCGTCGGTGCCGGCGACGGCGACCGGCACGTTGCTGCCGTCGACCGCCGCGGTACGGCGTACCCGGCTGCTGCGTCGGCCGACCCTGACCCCGATGCTGGCCCACCAGCTCGGGTCGTTTCCGTTCGCGTTGCTCTGCCCGTTGGTGCTGCCGGAGCAGCGGCCACCCGGTCCGGTGCCGGCACAGCCGCGGCCCGACGTGACCGGTCCGCGAGCCGGGGTGCTGCTGGTCTCAGCCGAGACCAGCGTCCTCAACGCGTTGCGCGACGCCATCGAGGTGCTGGCCAGTCACGCCACGATGGCATTGGAACGGATCCGGCTGGGTGACGAGATCAACCGGCGGGACGCGGAGGTGTACTTCCGGGCCCTGGTGCAGAACAGCGTGGACATCATTCTGATCGTCGACGACTGCGACGCGGTCCGGTACGCCAGCCCGGCGGTGCAGACGGTGCTCGGTCGGCCGGCACCGGACGGCGGCCCGCTGACCGACCTGGTCGATCCGCCGGACCACGGGCGGGTGCTCGAAGGGCTGGCCCTGGTCCGCTCCTCCGGTGAGCCGCACGACTGGCCGGACTGGCGGCTGCGGCACGCCGACGGTAGCACCGTGCAGGTCGAGGTGAGCTGCCGTGACCTGCGGTCGGACCGGGCGGTACGCGGTCTGGTGCTCACCCTGCGGGACGTCACCGAGCGACGTCGGCTGGAGCAGGAGTTGACTCACCGGGCGTTCCACGACTCGTTGACCGGTCTGGCGAACCGGGTGCTGTTCCACGACCGGGTGCAGCAGGCAGTGGCCCGCGCCCAGCGCGGCGGGCACGCGGTCGGCGTACTGTTCATCGATCTTGACGACTTCAAGGTGGTCAACGACACGATGGGCCATCAGGCCGGCGACGAGTTGCTGGTCGCGGTGGCGAACCGGTTGGCGGCCACGCTGGGATCGGCCGACGCGGCCGCCCGGCTCGGCGGTGACGAGTTCGCCGCGCTGGTCGACGACGCGACCGACCCGGCCGAGGTGGAGCAGACGGCGCAGCGGGTGGTGGCGGCCTTCACCGAGCCGTTCCGGCTCGCCGGCCGGATGGTCGGTGGCGCGGTCAGCGTCGGGGTCGCCGCCACCTCGGACGCCGAGGGCACCGACGAGCTGCTGCGGCACGCGGATCTCGCCCTCTACGTCGCCAAGGGTGCGGGCAAGGGACGCTGGCGGCGGTACCAGCCGGCGTTGCACGTGAGCCTGATCCGGCGGATGGAGCTGCGTACCGCGTTGGAACGGTCGGCGCCGGAGTCCGACTTCGCCGTCGTGTACCAGCCGGTCGTCGAGCTGGCCAGCGGCAACGCCGTCGGGCTGGAGGCGTTGCTGCGGTGGCGGCACCCGAGCCTGGGGCTGCTGCGGCCGGACCAGTTCATCGACGTGGCCGAGGAGACCGGGCTGATCGAGCCGATCGGCGACTGGGTGCTGGGCCGGGCGCTCGCCGCTGTCACCCAGTGGCGGGCCGCTCTGCCGGTGGGTGAGGCTCCGTATGTCAGCATCAACGTCTCTGCCCGGCAGTTCCGGGTGGCCGGCTTCACCGGCAAGGTCCGTCGCGAGTTGATCGCCGCCGGGTTGCCGGCGGACTCGGTGATGCTGGAGCTGACCGAGAGTCTGCTGCTGCAGAACGACGACCAGGTCTGGTCGGACCTGGCACAGCTGCGCGAGCTCGGTGTCCGGCTGGCCATCGACGACTTCGGTACGGGGTTCTCCTCGCTCAGCTACCTGCGTCAGCTGCCTATCGACGTACTCAAGATCGACCGTTCGTTCACCGCGGAGATGGCCTTCTCGCAACGGCAGCGGTCGTTGGTGGACGGGATCATCCGGTTGGCGCACTCGCTCGGGCTGCAGGTGGTGGCGGAGGGCATCGAGACGGTCGCCGACCGGAACCTGCTCGGTGATCTGGGCTGTGGCTTCGGGCAGGGTTATCTGTTTTCCCGGCCGCTCGCCGAGGCGGACGCGGCGGCCTGGCTGGCCGGTGGCCGGCCGGTCGGGTTGACCCACCCATAG